The following proteins are encoded in a genomic region of Microcoleus sp. FACHB-68:
- the treY gene encoding malto-oligosyltrehalose synthase, whose product MRIPTATYRIQFHAGFNFDSAKQIVSYLAELGISDLYASPIFKAREGSTHGYDVVDPNQLNPELGTQENFEALAKEIQANSMGWVQDIVPNHMAYDSQNPMLMDVLENGADSDYFDYFDIAWNAPYGDNPEGVLAPLLGNFYNECLENGEIQLKYDQTGLSVNYYSLKLPIRIESYARFLTYHLGKLGKALGRHNPDFVKLLGVLYIIKSIPAEAKGRERYDQITFVKALLWELYENQPEFKTFIDENLKTFNGEPGNPESFNLLDSLLVDQFYRLSFWKVGAEEMNYRRFFTVNELISMRVENPKVFYKTHSLISQLVEEGKFTGLRIDHIDGLYDPAQYLERLREKAGDTYITVEKIVEPQEEVPNNWPIQGTSGYDFLNYVNGIFCQTENEEKFSEIYTRFTGIRTPYEQLVLEKKALILDKNLAGDADNLAKLLKKIAEQSRYGRDFTVYGLKTALLEVLKAFPIYRTYIDSQGINETDRACIQEVIEKAKEQVPILLKELNFIEKFLLLDYEDFLTEEQKDQRLYFVMRLQQMTGPLMAKGFEDTFLYVYSRLLSLNEVGGAPIHFGISLETFHDFNQRDQKNWPHKMNATATHDTKRGEDVRARLNVLSEIPEEWEKQVKTWSEMNRSKKTRAKRRLMPEANDEYFFYQTLVGTFPFDGVVDSEYIERMKNYVIKAVKEAKVHTAWLRPDSEYESAYMAFVDSVLDSADENQFIKEFLPFQKLVAHYGIFNSLAQTLLKGTSPGVPDFYQGTEFWDLSHVDPDNRRPVNFEQRIALLREMKEQVQKDPLKFMEELMANKEDGRVKLFLIAQLLEARKQNRELFLDGDYQPLEVTGKFQAQIVAFARSYGGKTAITITPRFLTGLIQPDEHPLGEQVWADTQIKLPAGSSSSWKDAISSQSIQANGTLSIGEVLQHFPVALLIS is encoded by the coding sequence ATGCGAATTCCAACAGCAACCTACCGAATTCAATTTCATGCCGGTTTCAACTTTGATTCGGCCAAACAAATCGTTTCTTATTTAGCAGAACTGGGAATTTCCGATCTTTACGCTTCCCCCATTTTTAAAGCAAGAGAAGGAAGCACTCATGGTTATGATGTTGTTGATCCAAATCAATTGAATCCGGAACTTGGAACTCAAGAAAACTTTGAAGCATTGGCAAAGGAAATCCAAGCGAACAGCATGGGATGGGTGCAAGATATTGTTCCCAACCACATGGCTTACGACAGCCAAAACCCGATGCTCATGGACGTGCTGGAAAATGGGGCGGATTCGGACTATTTCGATTATTTTGACATTGCCTGGAATGCTCCTTATGGTGATAACCCAGAAGGAGTCCTCGCGCCTTTATTAGGCAATTTTTATAATGAGTGTTTGGAAAATGGCGAAATTCAACTCAAGTATGATCAAACCGGCTTGAGCGTCAATTACTATAGCCTCAAATTGCCCATCAGAATAGAATCCTACGCCCGGTTCCTGACTTATCATTTAGGTAAACTTGGAAAGGCACTTGGAAGACATAACCCGGATTTTGTCAAACTGCTAGGAGTGCTTTATATTATCAAAAGCATACCGGCAGAAGCAAAAGGTCGAGAGCGCTACGATCAGATCACCTTTGTTAAGGCACTTCTCTGGGAACTCTACGAAAATCAACCAGAATTCAAAACTTTCATTGACGAAAACCTCAAAACTTTCAATGGAGAACCTGGGAATCCAGAAAGTTTTAACCTGCTGGACAGTTTACTGGTAGATCAATTTTACCGCCTCTCCTTCTGGAAAGTTGGCGCGGAAGAAATGAACTACCGCCGCTTCTTCACCGTCAACGAACTAATCTCAATGCGAGTAGAAAACCCCAAAGTTTTTTACAAAACCCATTCCTTAATTAGCCAACTCGTTGAAGAAGGCAAATTCACCGGCTTAAGAATTGATCATATTGACGGACTCTACGATCCAGCTCAATATCTAGAACGCCTTCGAGAGAAAGCAGGAGACACTTACATCACTGTTGAGAAAATCGTAGAACCGCAAGAAGAAGTCCCCAATAACTGGCCCATTCAGGGGACAAGCGGCTATGACTTTTTAAACTATGTCAACGGTATTTTTTGCCAAACCGAAAATGAAGAGAAATTTAGCGAGATTTACACCCGATTTACCGGCATACGAACCCCCTACGAACAGCTAGTCCTTGAGAAAAAAGCGCTAATTCTCGATAAAAATTTGGCGGGAGATGCCGATAATCTGGCAAAACTGCTGAAAAAAATAGCCGAACAATCGAGATATGGTAGAGATTTTACCGTCTATGGTCTCAAAACAGCGCTTTTAGAAGTCCTGAAAGCATTCCCGATTTATCGAACTTATATCGACTCACAAGGAATCAACGAAACCGATCGTGCTTGCATACAGGAAGTCATTGAAAAAGCCAAAGAGCAAGTACCCATCCTGTTAAAAGAACTCAATTTTATTGAGAAGTTCTTGTTACTTGACTACGAAGATTTTCTCACCGAAGAACAAAAAGATCAGCGTTTGTACTTCGTAATGAGACTTCAGCAAATGACTGGACCCTTGATGGCAAAAGGGTTTGAAGACACATTCTTATATGTGTATAGCCGGCTCCTCTCCCTCAATGAAGTCGGTGGTGCTCCTATCCACTTTGGCATTTCACTGGAGACATTTCACGACTTCAATCAACGAGACCAAAAAAATTGGCCGCATAAAATGAATGCCACCGCCACCCACGACACAAAACGCGGTGAAGATGTGCGAGCACGCCTTAACGTTCTCTCAGAAATTCCTGAAGAATGGGAAAAGCAAGTAAAAACTTGGAGTGAAATGAATCGCTCTAAAAAAACGCGTGCGAAGCGGCGGTTGATGCCCGAAGCTAATGATGAATACTTCTTTTATCAAACCTTGGTAGGGACTTTTCCTTTTGATGGAGTTGTGGATTCTGAGTACATCGAACGGATGAAGAACTATGTCATTAAAGCTGTCAAAGAAGCTAAAGTTCATACAGCTTGGTTAAGACCAGATAGTGAGTATGAATCGGCATACATGGCTTTTGTTGATTCAGTTTTAGACTCAGCAGATGAGAATCAATTTATCAAGGAATTTTTGCCTTTCCAGAAGTTGGTGGCTCATTATGGAATCTTTAACTCACTCGCCCAAACGCTTCTGAAAGGAACATCTCCAGGGGTACCCGATTTTTATCAAGGAACTGAATTTTGGGATCTCAGCCATGTAGATCCAGATAACCGGCGTCCGGTTAATTTTGAGCAGCGAATCGCCTTATTGCGCGAGATGAAGGAGCAAGTACAAAAAGATCCTCTAAAATTCATGGAGGAGTTAATGGCTAATAAAGAAGATGGGCGAGTTAAGCTATTTTTGATCGCCCAACTCCTTGAAGCAAGAAAACAAAACCGAGAACTTTTCTTGGATGGAGATTACCAACCGCTGGAAGTTACTGGAAAGTTTCAGGCTCAAATTGTGGCTTTTGCGAGAAGCTATGGCGGAAAGACGGCAATTACTATCACCCCACGCTTTTTAACCGGCTTGATTCAACCTGATGAACATCCACTCGGTGAACAAGTCTGGGCGGATACTCAAATTAAGCTGCCGGCAGGAAGTTCATCTTCATGGAAAGATGCGATTTCATCCCAGTCAATTCAAGCGAATGGAACGCTTTCAATTGGTGAAGTTCTTCAACACTTTCCTGTCGCGCTGTTAATTAGTTAG